In a genomic window of uncultured Flavobacterium sp.:
- a CDS encoding HAMP domain-containing sensor histidine kinase: MKIRNRFTLISSFTFSIVFVIASIITYFSFYSYSEKIVYNELQKTCLLTGIFYLEKDELPQNQHLIIGQQFRENSLEIITRVYNKKNQIVFGDKEEDQNINAEKLDYIRKNRKLSFKSNHHFYFGSFYHDNQGDFVVFVKKNDVEFKTITNRLLIIMILVLISGLITIYIVSRLLSNLAYSPIKNIINQVNDIEASSLDRHIVSPNTKDDIQELIETYNNLFKRLSDTFIIQKNFINYVSHEFKTPLTAISGNLEVFAQKDRTSAEYKEMSEKVLENVYQIEDTMNTLMLLSGLKGNTELNEIFRVDELVWDINDQLPEVHKLKDAQIQIAIEIVNDKLLSIKGKSNEIKIALYNIIENAVKYSNGNPIKISLLQENNQLKIVIEDHGTGISEDDLKFIKQTFYRGKNVNDIKGSGVGLSLANIIFKQNNIAFTITSKKDIGTTITLLFPPL; encoded by the coding sequence ATGAAAATACGTAATCGGTTTACATTAATATCCTCTTTCACTTTTAGCATTGTATTTGTCATTGCTTCAATCATCACGTATTTTTCATTCTATAGTTATTCTGAGAAAATTGTTTATAATGAACTTCAAAAAACGTGTTTGTTAACTGGGATTTTTTACCTTGAAAAAGACGAATTACCGCAAAATCAACATTTGATAATTGGTCAGCAATTCCGCGAAAATTCACTCGAAATTATTACGCGTGTTTACAACAAAAAAAATCAGATTGTATTCGGTGATAAAGAAGAAGATCAAAACATAAATGCAGAAAAACTGGATTACATTCGAAAGAATAGAAAACTAAGTTTTAAATCTAATCATCATTTTTATTTTGGAAGTTTTTATCATGATAATCAAGGTGATTTTGTTGTTTTTGTAAAGAAGAATGATGTCGAATTTAAAACCATTACAAACAGATTATTAATCATTATGATTCTGGTTTTAATTTCTGGATTAATCACGATTTATATTGTAAGTCGCTTGCTTTCGAATCTTGCTTATAGTCCAATCAAAAACATTATCAATCAAGTAAATGACATCGAAGCTTCGTCTCTTGATCGACATATTGTTTCGCCAAATACCAAAGATGATATTCAGGAATTAATAGAAACGTATAACAATTTATTTAAGCGACTTTCGGACACATTTATCATTCAGAAGAATTTTATAAACTATGTTTCGCACGAATTCAAAACACCTTTAACTGCAATATCCGGAAATCTCGAAGTATTTGCTCAAAAAGACAGAACGAGCGCAGAATACAAAGAAATGTCTGAAAAAGTATTAGAAAATGTGTATCAAATCGAAGATACAATGAACACGCTTATGTTACTTTCGGGATTAAAAGGCAACACAGAATTGAACGAAATTTTCAGGGTCGATGAACTAGTTTGGGATATAAACGATCAATTACCCGAAGTTCATAAACTGAAAGATGCTCAGATACAAATTGCTATTGAAATTGTAAACGATAAACTTCTTTCTATAAAAGGAAAGAGCAACGAAATCAAAATTGCTTTGTATAATATTATAGAAAATGCCGTGAAATATTCGAACGGAAATCCTATAAAAATAAGTTTATTACAAGAGAATAATCAGCTTAAAATTGTAATCGAAGACCACGGAACCGGTATTAGCGAAGACGACTTAAAATTCATCAAACAAACTTTTTACAGAGGTAAAAATGTTAATGATATAAAAGGAAGCGGCGTTGGACTTTCTTTGGCAAACATTATCTTCAAACAAAACAATATCGCTTTTACAATTACTTCAAAAAAAGACATCGGAACTACTATAACACTACTATTTCCGCCACTCTAA
- a CDS encoding zinc-binding alcohol dehydrogenase family protein → MKAIGFKTSLSIEKEDSFIEFETSKPVPGSHDLLVKIEAVSVNPVDFKIRQNSAKDTVLETPKIIGWDAVGIVEAIGDKVSLFKVGDEVYYAGDLNKQGCNAEYQIIDERIVGHKPKSISIEEAAAIPLTGLTAWEILFDRIRINPEKDKGKTILIIGGAGGVGSIAIQLAKKIAGLTVIATASRSESIDWCKEQGADFVVNHRNLVEEVRNAGFQNVDFILDFVDVNQYWDAFVELIKPQGHIGSISDPVESVNLRQLKGKSASFHWELMFTRSMFQTEDMIEQHHILNKLANLLDNGTIQSTLKTTLNGLTVANFKEAHQLLESGKTIGKIAIKF, encoded by the coding sequence ATGAAAGCAATAGGATTTAAAACCTCATTATCAATAGAAAAGGAAGATAGTTTTATTGAATTTGAAACTTCAAAACCAGTTCCGGGATCACACGATTTATTAGTAAAAATTGAAGCAGTTTCTGTAAATCCGGTAGATTTTAAGATACGCCAAAATAGTGCAAAAGATACCGTTCTCGAAACGCCAAAAATTATTGGTTGGGATGCCGTTGGAATTGTGGAAGCGATTGGTGATAAAGTAAGTTTGTTTAAAGTTGGCGACGAAGTTTATTATGCCGGAGATCTTAATAAACAAGGATGTAATGCCGAATATCAAATTATTGATGAACGCATTGTTGGTCATAAACCAAAATCAATTTCGATAGAAGAAGCCGCTGCAATTCCATTAACCGGATTAACAGCTTGGGAAATTCTATTTGACAGAATTCGTATTAATCCGGAAAAAGATAAAGGTAAAACTATTTTAATAATTGGTGGAGCAGGCGGAGTAGGATCGATCGCAATTCAGTTGGCAAAAAAGATTGCCGGATTAACCGTAATTGCAACAGCTTCTCGTTCTGAATCTATTGATTGGTGTAAAGAACAAGGTGCCGATTTTGTCGTAAATCACAGAAATTTGGTAGAAGAAGTTCGTAATGCAGGTTTCCAAAATGTAGATTTTATTTTAGACTTTGTCGATGTAAATCAATATTGGGATGCATTTGTGGAGTTGATAAAACCTCAAGGACATATTGGTTCTATTAGTGATCCTGTAGAGTCTGTAAATCTTCGTCAATTAAAAGGTAAAAGCGCCAGTTTTCATTGGGAGTTAATGTTTACGCGTTCCATGTTTCAAACAGAAGATATGATCGAACAACATCATATTTTAAATAAACTAGCCAATTTATTAGATAACGGAACTATTCAGTCTACACTAAAAACAACGTTGAATGGTTTGACGGTTGCAAACTTCAAAGAAGCACATCAATTGTTAGAATCCGGAAAAACAATTGGTAAAATTGCGATTAAGTTTTAA
- a CDS encoding SRPBCC domain-containing protein — MKKDLQFDFTVDKAIKTVFITREFAAELPLVWDAFTKPELLDQWVAPKPWSSKTKYMNFEVGGRRFYAMVSPEGLERWAIQEYTSITPKTNFKMFNTFADKDENRELPGSNWDHTFSEENGITKVNIAIFNESLERMEKMIEMGFSEGFKMSIDNLDKLLETLS; from the coding sequence ATGAAAAAAGATTTGCAATTTGATTTTACCGTTGACAAAGCCATAAAAACGGTATTTATTACGAGAGAATTTGCTGCAGAACTTCCGTTAGTTTGGGACGCTTTTACTAAACCGGAACTTCTGGATCAATGGGTTGCGCCAAAACCGTGGTCGTCTAAAACAAAATATATGAATTTTGAAGTTGGCGGACGAAGATTCTACGCAATGGTAAGTCCAGAAGGATTGGAGCGTTGGGCGATTCAGGAATATACTTCGATTACGCCAAAAACAAATTTTAAAATGTTCAACACTTTTGCTGATAAAGACGAGAATCGCGAATTGCCAGGTTCTAATTGGGATCATACTTTTAGCGAAGAAAATGGCATCACAAAAGTAAATATTGCTATTTTTAATGAATCGCTTGAACGTATGGAAAAAATGATTGAAATGGGCTTTTCAGAAGGCTTTAAAATGAGTATTGATAACTTAGATAAGTTATTGGAAACGTTGTCTTAG
- a CDS encoding DUF1877 family protein: MSQSLNLYQISKVNFEEFSKNHESFNFDFSDDNSSVFDQNFEGLIFLFSSYYLDQLPKSLEELFYPQNFIGENVDFSEIDFDTIEDFPESTSVYFLNPITIKEINSVLENIQNDKILDFYSADLFNTHDIYPAVWHDDESEDKAFNKRHLEEGLVLLKHTISQANINGNYILFFG, from the coding sequence ATGAGTCAAAGTCTAAATTTATATCAAATCAGTAAAGTCAATTTTGAAGAGTTTTCAAAGAATCATGAATCTTTCAATTTCGATTTTAGCGATGATAATTCTTCTGTATTTGATCAAAATTTCGAAGGATTAATTTTCCTTTTTTCATCTTACTATTTGGATCAATTGCCAAAATCTTTGGAAGAGCTTTTTTATCCGCAGAATTTTATTGGTGAGAATGTAGATTTCAGCGAAATTGATTTTGATACTATTGAAGATTTTCCGGAATCAACTTCTGTCTATTTTTTAAATCCAATAACTATAAAAGAAATTAATTCAGTTTTGGAGAACATTCAAAATGATAAAATTTTAGATTTTTACAGCGCTGATCTTTTTAATACGCACGATATTTATCCCGCGGTTTGGCATGATGACGAAAGCGAAGACAAAGCATTTAATAAAAGACATTTAGAAGAAGGTTTGGTATTACTAAAACACACCATTTCTCAGGCAAATATTAATGGAAACTATATTTTGTTTTTCGGTTGA
- a CDS encoding response regulator transcription factor has protein sequence MNVLLIEDDKRISEFIVKGLEENNFTVHLAETGEIARELVQNDTWDIILMDIMLPGIDGIQLTKLMRFKKIHTPILMLSALSDTDDKVNALDSGADDYLVKPFHFKELISRVNALTRRTKFNYDKEETLYTLGSLTINPEEHKVAENDELIDLSPREYKLLLFLLENRNKVMSRTQILNAVWGINYDNNTNVVDVYISYLRNKIEQNHKFIHTIKGTGYMLKEQS, from the coding sequence ATGAATGTTCTACTCATTGAAGATGATAAACGCATTAGCGAATTTATTGTAAAGGGTTTAGAAGAAAACAATTTTACGGTACATCTGGCAGAAACCGGCGAAATTGCCCGAGAACTTGTCCAAAATGATACGTGGGATATTATTCTAATGGATATTATGCTTCCGGGAATTGATGGCATTCAGCTAACTAAATTAATGCGTTTCAAGAAAATTCATACGCCAATATTAATGCTCAGCGCACTTAGTGATACTGATGATAAGGTAAATGCGCTCGATTCTGGTGCCGATGATTATTTGGTTAAACCTTTCCATTTTAAAGAATTAATTTCGAGAGTAAACGCTTTGACACGAAGAACCAAATTTAATTACGACAAGGAAGAAACTTTATACACGTTAGGAAGTTTAACCATAAATCCCGAAGAACACAAGGTTGCCGAAAATGACGAATTGATCGATTTATCTCCAAGAGAATATAAATTGCTGTTGTTTTTATTAGAAAACAGAAACAAAGTAATGTCCAGAACGCAAATCTTAAACGCTGTTTGGGGCATTAATTATGACAATAATACCAATGTTGTGGATGTATATATTTCTTATTTGAGAAACAAAATTGAGCAAAACCATAAATTTATCCATACCATAAAAGGAACCGGATATATGCTTAAAGAACAATCATGA
- a CDS encoding metalloregulator ArsR/SmtB family transcription factor — MRRDIFQAIADPTRRSIIALIAMQAMTPNAIAENFNTTRQSVSKHLRILVECDLIKQEQQGREIYYSLEIEKMKEIDKWINQFRAIWETKFNQLDEILLTLKEQKK; from the coding sequence ATGAGACGAGACATTTTTCAGGCAATTGCCGATCCAACAAGGCGATCCATTATTGCCTTAATTGCAATGCAAGCAATGACTCCAAATGCCATTGCGGAGAACTTTAACACGACCCGACAGTCTGTTTCTAAACACCTGCGGATACTTGTAGAATGCGACTTGATAAAACAGGAACAACAAGGCAGAGAAATTTATTATTCACTTGAAATTGAAAAAATGAAAGAGATCGACAAATGGATTAACCAATTTAGAGCGATTTGGGAAACCAAATTTAATCAGCTTGACGAAATACTATTAACACTTAAAGAACAGAAAAAATGA